GGCAAACCGCCGGAGCGCATCACGGTGACGCGCGAGGAACTGGCGGCGATCGTGGAAGATGCCATGAGGCACAGCAAGAGGCGCTGGTAGCCGGATTCTGTTGATTTGGTGATCGGCTGATTCAACCCTGAAACCTGGAGAACAACGATGGGCGAAGCACTGGGGATGATTGAGACGCGGGGGCTGGTGGCGATGATTGAGGCCTCCGACGCCATGGTGAAGGCGGCCAAGGTAACGCTGGTAGGCTGGGAGAAGATCGGCTCTGGCTACGTGACCGCCATGGTGCGCGGGGACGTGGCCGCGGTGAAAGCCGCCACGGACGCCGGTGCTGCCGCCGCTCGCCGCGTGGGCGAGTTGATCGCGGTACACGTGATTCCGCGGCCGCATGCCAGCCTGGAAGACGTGCTGCCGATCGGCCGCTCCGGCAAGAGCGCGGCCGCCTAAGCCGCCGCCGCGCTCCGGACAGTTCAGGGCGCGGCTCCTGCTCTGGAGAAATTGACCGATGATCCTGGCTCGCGTAGTCGGCACCGTGGTGGCCACGCGCAAAGACGAGCGCCTGGAAGGCCGCAAGCTCTTGGTGTGCCGGCCGGTCAATCCCTCGGGTGAGCCGGATGGTTCCAACTACATCATCTCCGTGGACACCGTGGGCGCCGGCTTCCATGAGACCGTGCTGCTGGTGGGCGGCTCCTCCGCCCGCATGGCCGCCGGCCTGAAGGAATCCCCTATCGATAGCGCCATTGTGGGCATTGTGGACACCGTGCGCACCGACACGGAAGACGAGCAACACATGGCCGCCGCCGGCCCGGCCAAAGGCAAACGCTGATGATGCTGGCGCGCGTGATCGGCCGCGTGGTAGCCACCGCCAAGCATCCGCACCTCGATGGCCAGAAGCTCCTGCTGCTGCAACCCATCAAGCGTGACGGTTCGCCGCGCGGACGTCCGCTGGTGGCCGTGGACGCCATTGGCGCCGGCTT
This portion of the Terriglobales bacterium genome encodes:
- a CDS encoding EutN/CcmL family microcompartment protein — its product is MILARVVGTVVATRKDERLEGRKLLVCRPVNPSGEPDGSNYIISVDTVGAGFHETVLLVGGSSARMAAGLKESPIDSAIVGIVDTVRTDTEDEQHMAAAGPAKGKR
- a CDS encoding EutN/CcmL family microcompartment protein, producing the protein MMLARVIGRVVATAKHPHLDGQKLLLLQPIKRDGSPRGRPLVAVDAIGAGFQETVYWCRGREAGLALSGEVPTDAAVIGIVDAVTAVPQSPAGRKVSR
- the eutM gene encoding ethanolamine utilization microcompartment protein EutM produces the protein MGEALGMIETRGLVAMIEASDAMVKAAKVTLVGWEKIGSGYVTAMVRGDVAAVKAATDAGAAAARRVGELIAVHVIPRPHASLEDVLPIGRSGKSAAA